A section of the Metabacillus endolithicus genome encodes:
- a CDS encoding ABC transporter permease → MFSYTVRRVFSLIPVLFGMTLVVFAIIRAIPGDPAQVILGQKATKEAIATLTTELGLDKPWYIQYVDYIKALLTGDLGTSLRTRGPINEEIWPYLAATIELTIVAMIIAIFIGVNAGIISAWFSNSWFDYLAMILALVGVSMPIFWLGLMEQWAFSIELGWLPSTGREDVRDPITAITNIYMIDTLLQGRTDQFVQVLQHLILPSLALATIPMAIIARMTRSTMLEVMKSDYIRTARAKGLKMFWVVYKHALKNAIIPVLTVIGLQTGLLLGGAILTETIFGWPGIGRYLYDAIGYRDYPVIQSGILIIAAIFILINLIVDLLYAVVDPRIKYHQ, encoded by the coding sequence ATGTTTTCTTATACAGTCCGTCGTGTTTTTTCACTTATACCCGTATTGTTTGGAATGACATTAGTAGTGTTTGCGATAATACGTGCTATACCAGGTGATCCAGCGCAGGTTATTCTTGGACAAAAGGCTACGAAAGAGGCCATTGCTACATTAACGACAGAACTAGGATTAGATAAACCATGGTATATCCAATATGTGGATTATATAAAAGCACTTTTGACAGGAGATCTTGGAACCTCACTTAGAACAAGAGGTCCAATTAATGAGGAAATTTGGCCGTACTTAGCTGCAACGATTGAACTAACAATTGTGGCAATGATAATCGCTATATTTATAGGGGTAAATGCAGGTATTATTAGTGCATGGTTCTCAAATTCATGGTTTGATTATTTAGCTATGATCTTGGCGTTAGTTGGTGTATCAATGCCAATTTTCTGGCTTGGTTTAATGGAGCAATGGGCGTTTTCGATAGAGTTGGGGTGGTTGCCTTCAACAGGAAGAGAAGATGTTAGGGACCCGATAACTGCCATAACGAATATTTATATGATTGATACCTTACTTCAAGGCAGGACAGATCAATTTGTTCAGGTTCTTCAGCACCTTATTCTTCCAAGTTTGGCATTAGCTACAATACCGATGGCGATTATTGCAAGAATGACCCGTTCTACGATGTTAGAGGTAATGAAATCAGATTATATTCGTACAGCTAGAGCAAAGGGTCTAAAAATGTTCTGGGTTGTTTATAAACATGCTTTAAAAAATGCTATTATTCCAGTTTTAACTGTAATAGGTTTGCAAACAGGTTTGTTATTAGGAGGAGCCATTTTAACAGAAACGATTTTCGGTTGGCCTGGAATTGGTCGTTACTTATACGATGCAATCGGTTATCGAGATTATCCTGTTATACAATCAGGTATCTTAATAATTGCAGCCATTTTTATCTTAATCAATTTAATCGTAGATTTATTATATGCTGTTGTTGATCCACGAATAAAATATCATCAATAA